Proteins from a genomic interval of Quercus robur chromosome 9, dhQueRobu3.1, whole genome shotgun sequence:
- the LOC126698167 gene encoding uncharacterized protein LOC126698167 isoform X1, with protein sequence MEQKHILLSALSVGVGLGVGLGLSSGQTVSKWVGGNWSPHEITAEQIEQELMRLVVDGKDSKITFEEFPYYLSKRTQVLLTSAAYVHLKHTDFSKHTRNLSPASRAILLSGPAELYQQMLAKALAHFFEAKLLLLDVNDFSLKMQSKYGCAKKESSFKRSISEKTMERMSSMFGSLSIFPSSEETRGTLRQQNSAMDIKSRASEDSSSPSKFRRNSSALSDISSITSQCASTNSASMKRTNSWCFDEKLLLQSLYKVLVSISETGSIILYLRDVDKLLLQSQRLNNLFNKLLNKLSGSVLILGSRMLDPEDDCREVDERLTLLFPYNIEITPPEDETHLVSWKAQLKEDMKVIQFQDNKNHIAEVLAANDLECDDLGSICHADTMVLSNYIEEIVVSAISNHLMNNKEPEYRNGKLVISSTSLSHGLSLFQEGKSGGKDTLKLETNVDSSKETEDEPVNAKTEPKSESISPENKSETEKSVNAMKKDGENASPPKPEVPPDNEFEKRIRPEVIPASEIGVTFADIGAMDETKESLQELVMLPLRRPDLFKGGLLKPCRGILLFGPPGTGKTMLAKAIANEAGASFINVSMSTITSKWFGEDEKNVRALFTLAAKVSPTIIFVDEVDSMLGQRTRVGEHEAMRKIKNEFMTHWDGLLTKPGERILVLAATNRPFDLDEAIIRRFERRIMVGLPSVESREKILKTLLAKEKVENLDFKELATLTEGYSGSDLKNLCMTAAYRPVRELIQQERLKDKRTKQKDEEGNSSEGTSETKEVDKDETKEEDKDDQVITLRPLSMEDMRQAKNQVAASFAAEGSNMAELKQWNDLYGEGGSRKKQQLTYFL encoded by the exons ATGGAGCAGAAGCACATTTTGTTGTCAGCTTTGAGCGTGGGGGTAGGACTTGGGGTGGGGCTTGGATTGAGTTCTGGACAGACAGTCAGTAAATGGGTAGGAGGGAATTGGTCACCGCATGAGATTACAGCAGAGCAGATTGAGCAAGAACTTATGAGGCTGGTGGTGGATGGGAAGGATAGCAAAATTACATTCGAGGAGTTTCCTTATTACCTAAG TAAGAGAACCCAGGTGTTATTGACAAGTGCTGCATATGTTCATTTAAAGCATACTGACTTTTCCAAGCATACCCGGAATCTTTCACCTGCAAGTAGGGCTATTTTGCTGTCTGGACCTGCCG aaCTTTACCAGCAAATGCTTGCCAAGGCTTTAGCACATTTCTTTGAGGCAAAGTTGCTGTTACTTGATGTCAATGACTTCTCTCTGAAG ATGCAGAGCAAATATGGTTGTGCTAAAAAAGAATCT TCCTTCAAGAGGTCCATTTCAGAAAAGACAATGGAGCGAATGTCCAGTATGTTTGGTTCACTGTCAATCTTTCCTTCAAGTGAGGAAACTAGAG GCACATTGCGTCAGCAGAACAGTGCTATGGATATAAAATCAAG GGCTAGTGAAGATTCTAGTAGTCCTTCAAAATTTCGGAGGAATTCCTCTGCTTTGTCTGATATAAGTAGCATTACTTCTCAATGTGCTTCCACAAATTCAG CTTCAATGAAGCGCACAAACAGCTGGTGTTTTGATGAGAAACTACTTCTACAGTCACTTTACAAG GTCTTGGTTTCAATATCAGAAACTGGTTCAATTATTTTATACCTCAGGGATGTTGACAAGCTTCTCCTCCAATCACAAAGATTAAACAATCTCTTCaacaaattattaaacaaactcTCGGGTTCAGTGCTGATACTTGGGTCCCGGATGTTGGACCCCGAAGATGATTGCAGAGAAGTGGATGAGAGGCTCACTCTTTTATTCCCATATAATATTGAGATCACACCACCTGAAGATGAAACTCATCTAGTCAGCTGGAAAGCTCAACTCAAAGAGGACATGAAGGTGATCCAGTTTCAAGATAACAAAAACCACATTGCTGAGGTATTAGCAGCAAATGATCTTGAATGTGATGATTTGGGATCAATCTGCCATGCTGACACAATGGTTCTCAGTAACTACATAGAAGAAATCGTTGTATCAGCAATATCTAATCATTTGATGAATAACAAGGAACCAGAATATCGAAATGGAAAGCTTGTAATATCATCTACCAG CTTGTCCCATGGATTGAGTTTATTCCAGGAAGGTAAAAGTGGAGGAAAAGATACTCTCAAACTGGAGACTAATGTTGATTCTTCAAAG GAAACTGAAGATGAGCCTGTTAATGCAAAGACCGAACCGAAATCTGAATCCATTTCACCTGAAAACAAAAGTGAGACAGAGAAATCAGTCAATGCAATGAAGAAGGATGGCGAGAATGCATCACCACCAAAGCCT GAAGTTCCTCCTGACAATGAGTTTGAGAAGCGCATAAGGCCAGAGGTTATCCCTGCCAGTGAGATTGGAGTGACATTTGCAGATATTGGTGCCATGGATGAGACTAAGGAATCACTTCAGGAGTTGGTCATGCTCCCTCTTCGAAGACCAGACCTATTCAAAGGAGGGCTTCTCAAGCCTTGCAGAGGTATATTGCTTTTTGGACCTCCTGGTACTGGAAAAACAATGTTGGCAAAAGCTATTGCTAATGAAGCTGGAGCAAGTTTCATCAATGTCTCAATGTCTACCATCACTTCAAAATGGTTTGGGGAGGACGAAAAGAACGTTCGTGCTCTGTTCACACTTGCAGCAAAGGTCTCTCCAACAATTATTTTTGTAGATGAGGTTGATAGCATGCTTGGGCAGCGGACTAGAGTTGGGGAGCACGAGGCCATGCGAAAGATTAAAAATGAGTTCATGACACACTGGGATGGGCTTTTGACCAAACCTGGTGAACGGATTCTTGTTCTTGCTGCAACCAACAGGCCATTTGACCTTGATGAAGCAATTATTAGGCGGTTTGAACGAAG AATTATGGTTGGTCTTCCATCCGTTGAGAGCAGGGAGAAGATCTTGAAAACTCTTCTGGCAAAAGAAAAAGTGGAAAATCTAGACTTTAAGGAGCTTGCAACCTTGACCGAAGGATATAGTGGAAGTGATCTAAAG AATTTGTGCATGACAGCAGCTTATCGACCTGTTAGGGAGCTAATACAACAGGAAAGATTGAAGGATAAG AGAACAAAgcagaaagatgaagaaggcaatAGCTCAGAAGGTACTTCAGAGACAAAAGAAGTAGATAAAGATgagacaaaagaagaagataaagatgaCCAAGTAATTACTTTGAGGCCTTTGAGCATGGAAGATATGAGGCAAGCAAAGAATCAG GTTGCTGCAAGTTTTGCCGCTGAGGGATCAAATATGGCTGAGCTGAAGCAGTGGAATGATTTGTATGGAGAAGGAGGTTCAAGGAAGAAGCAACAACTCACTTACTTCCTATAG
- the LOC126698167 gene encoding uncharacterized protein LOC126698167 isoform X2 yields the protein MLYKRTQVLLTSAAYVHLKHTDFSKHTRNLSPASRAILLSGPAELYQQMLAKALAHFFEAKLLLLDVNDFSLKMQSKYGCAKKESSFKRSISEKTMERMSSMFGSLSIFPSSEETRGTLRQQNSAMDIKSRASEDSSSPSKFRRNSSALSDISSITSQCASTNSASMKRTNSWCFDEKLLLQSLYKVLVSISETGSIILYLRDVDKLLLQSQRLNNLFNKLLNKLSGSVLILGSRMLDPEDDCREVDERLTLLFPYNIEITPPEDETHLVSWKAQLKEDMKVIQFQDNKNHIAEVLAANDLECDDLGSICHADTMVLSNYIEEIVVSAISNHLMNNKEPEYRNGKLVISSTSLSHGLSLFQEGKSGGKDTLKLETNVDSSKETEDEPVNAKTEPKSESISPENKSETEKSVNAMKKDGENASPPKPEVPPDNEFEKRIRPEVIPASEIGVTFADIGAMDETKESLQELVMLPLRRPDLFKGGLLKPCRGILLFGPPGTGKTMLAKAIANEAGASFINVSMSTITSKWFGEDEKNVRALFTLAAKVSPTIIFVDEVDSMLGQRTRVGEHEAMRKIKNEFMTHWDGLLTKPGERILVLAATNRPFDLDEAIIRRFERRIMVGLPSVESREKILKTLLAKEKVENLDFKELATLTEGYSGSDLKNLCMTAAYRPVRELIQQERLKDKRTKQKDEEGNSSEGTSETKEVDKDETKEEDKDDQVITLRPLSMEDMRQAKNQVAASFAAEGSNMAELKQWNDLYGEGGSRKKQQLTYFL from the exons ATGCTCTA TAAGAGAACCCAGGTGTTATTGACAAGTGCTGCATATGTTCATTTAAAGCATACTGACTTTTCCAAGCATACCCGGAATCTTTCACCTGCAAGTAGGGCTATTTTGCTGTCTGGACCTGCCG aaCTTTACCAGCAAATGCTTGCCAAGGCTTTAGCACATTTCTTTGAGGCAAAGTTGCTGTTACTTGATGTCAATGACTTCTCTCTGAAG ATGCAGAGCAAATATGGTTGTGCTAAAAAAGAATCT TCCTTCAAGAGGTCCATTTCAGAAAAGACAATGGAGCGAATGTCCAGTATGTTTGGTTCACTGTCAATCTTTCCTTCAAGTGAGGAAACTAGAG GCACATTGCGTCAGCAGAACAGTGCTATGGATATAAAATCAAG GGCTAGTGAAGATTCTAGTAGTCCTTCAAAATTTCGGAGGAATTCCTCTGCTTTGTCTGATATAAGTAGCATTACTTCTCAATGTGCTTCCACAAATTCAG CTTCAATGAAGCGCACAAACAGCTGGTGTTTTGATGAGAAACTACTTCTACAGTCACTTTACAAG GTCTTGGTTTCAATATCAGAAACTGGTTCAATTATTTTATACCTCAGGGATGTTGACAAGCTTCTCCTCCAATCACAAAGATTAAACAATCTCTTCaacaaattattaaacaaactcTCGGGTTCAGTGCTGATACTTGGGTCCCGGATGTTGGACCCCGAAGATGATTGCAGAGAAGTGGATGAGAGGCTCACTCTTTTATTCCCATATAATATTGAGATCACACCACCTGAAGATGAAACTCATCTAGTCAGCTGGAAAGCTCAACTCAAAGAGGACATGAAGGTGATCCAGTTTCAAGATAACAAAAACCACATTGCTGAGGTATTAGCAGCAAATGATCTTGAATGTGATGATTTGGGATCAATCTGCCATGCTGACACAATGGTTCTCAGTAACTACATAGAAGAAATCGTTGTATCAGCAATATCTAATCATTTGATGAATAACAAGGAACCAGAATATCGAAATGGAAAGCTTGTAATATCATCTACCAG CTTGTCCCATGGATTGAGTTTATTCCAGGAAGGTAAAAGTGGAGGAAAAGATACTCTCAAACTGGAGACTAATGTTGATTCTTCAAAG GAAACTGAAGATGAGCCTGTTAATGCAAAGACCGAACCGAAATCTGAATCCATTTCACCTGAAAACAAAAGTGAGACAGAGAAATCAGTCAATGCAATGAAGAAGGATGGCGAGAATGCATCACCACCAAAGCCT GAAGTTCCTCCTGACAATGAGTTTGAGAAGCGCATAAGGCCAGAGGTTATCCCTGCCAGTGAGATTGGAGTGACATTTGCAGATATTGGTGCCATGGATGAGACTAAGGAATCACTTCAGGAGTTGGTCATGCTCCCTCTTCGAAGACCAGACCTATTCAAAGGAGGGCTTCTCAAGCCTTGCAGAGGTATATTGCTTTTTGGACCTCCTGGTACTGGAAAAACAATGTTGGCAAAAGCTATTGCTAATGAAGCTGGAGCAAGTTTCATCAATGTCTCAATGTCTACCATCACTTCAAAATGGTTTGGGGAGGACGAAAAGAACGTTCGTGCTCTGTTCACACTTGCAGCAAAGGTCTCTCCAACAATTATTTTTGTAGATGAGGTTGATAGCATGCTTGGGCAGCGGACTAGAGTTGGGGAGCACGAGGCCATGCGAAAGATTAAAAATGAGTTCATGACACACTGGGATGGGCTTTTGACCAAACCTGGTGAACGGATTCTTGTTCTTGCTGCAACCAACAGGCCATTTGACCTTGATGAAGCAATTATTAGGCGGTTTGAACGAAG AATTATGGTTGGTCTTCCATCCGTTGAGAGCAGGGAGAAGATCTTGAAAACTCTTCTGGCAAAAGAAAAAGTGGAAAATCTAGACTTTAAGGAGCTTGCAACCTTGACCGAAGGATATAGTGGAAGTGATCTAAAG AATTTGTGCATGACAGCAGCTTATCGACCTGTTAGGGAGCTAATACAACAGGAAAGATTGAAGGATAAG AGAACAAAgcagaaagatgaagaaggcaatAGCTCAGAAGGTACTTCAGAGACAAAAGAAGTAGATAAAGATgagacaaaagaagaagataaagatgaCCAAGTAATTACTTTGAGGCCTTTGAGCATGGAAGATATGAGGCAAGCAAAGAATCAG GTTGCTGCAAGTTTTGCCGCTGAGGGATCAAATATGGCTGAGCTGAAGCAGTGGAATGATTTGTATGGAGAAGGAGGTTCAAGGAAGAAGCAACAACTCACTTACTTCCTATAG
- the LOC126698167 gene encoding uncharacterized protein LOC126698167 isoform X3 — MNSNVVGFFCCVNSMSLISALNLSFKRSISEKTMERMSSMFGSLSIFPSSEETRGTLRQQNSAMDIKSRASEDSSSPSKFRRNSSALSDISSITSQCASTNSASMKRTNSWCFDEKLLLQSLYKVLVSISETGSIILYLRDVDKLLLQSQRLNNLFNKLLNKLSGSVLILGSRMLDPEDDCREVDERLTLLFPYNIEITPPEDETHLVSWKAQLKEDMKVIQFQDNKNHIAEVLAANDLECDDLGSICHADTMVLSNYIEEIVVSAISNHLMNNKEPEYRNGKLVISSTSLSHGLSLFQEGKSGGKDTLKLETNVDSSKETEDEPVNAKTEPKSESISPENKSETEKSVNAMKKDGENASPPKPEVPPDNEFEKRIRPEVIPASEIGVTFADIGAMDETKESLQELVMLPLRRPDLFKGGLLKPCRGILLFGPPGTGKTMLAKAIANEAGASFINVSMSTITSKWFGEDEKNVRALFTLAAKVSPTIIFVDEVDSMLGQRTRVGEHEAMRKIKNEFMTHWDGLLTKPGERILVLAATNRPFDLDEAIIRRFERRIMVGLPSVESREKILKTLLAKEKVENLDFKELATLTEGYSGSDLKNLCMTAAYRPVRELIQQERLKDKRTKQKDEEGNSSEGTSETKEVDKDETKEEDKDDQVITLRPLSMEDMRQAKNQVAASFAAEGSNMAELKQWNDLYGEGGSRKKQQLTYFL, encoded by the exons ATGAATTCCAATGTAGTGGGGTTCTTTTGTTGTGTGAATTCAATGTCACTCATTTCTGCACTGAACTTG TCCTTCAAGAGGTCCATTTCAGAAAAGACAATGGAGCGAATGTCCAGTATGTTTGGTTCACTGTCAATCTTTCCTTCAAGTGAGGAAACTAGAG GCACATTGCGTCAGCAGAACAGTGCTATGGATATAAAATCAAG GGCTAGTGAAGATTCTAGTAGTCCTTCAAAATTTCGGAGGAATTCCTCTGCTTTGTCTGATATAAGTAGCATTACTTCTCAATGTGCTTCCACAAATTCAG CTTCAATGAAGCGCACAAACAGCTGGTGTTTTGATGAGAAACTACTTCTACAGTCACTTTACAAG GTCTTGGTTTCAATATCAGAAACTGGTTCAATTATTTTATACCTCAGGGATGTTGACAAGCTTCTCCTCCAATCACAAAGATTAAACAATCTCTTCaacaaattattaaacaaactcTCGGGTTCAGTGCTGATACTTGGGTCCCGGATGTTGGACCCCGAAGATGATTGCAGAGAAGTGGATGAGAGGCTCACTCTTTTATTCCCATATAATATTGAGATCACACCACCTGAAGATGAAACTCATCTAGTCAGCTGGAAAGCTCAACTCAAAGAGGACATGAAGGTGATCCAGTTTCAAGATAACAAAAACCACATTGCTGAGGTATTAGCAGCAAATGATCTTGAATGTGATGATTTGGGATCAATCTGCCATGCTGACACAATGGTTCTCAGTAACTACATAGAAGAAATCGTTGTATCAGCAATATCTAATCATTTGATGAATAACAAGGAACCAGAATATCGAAATGGAAAGCTTGTAATATCATCTACCAG CTTGTCCCATGGATTGAGTTTATTCCAGGAAGGTAAAAGTGGAGGAAAAGATACTCTCAAACTGGAGACTAATGTTGATTCTTCAAAG GAAACTGAAGATGAGCCTGTTAATGCAAAGACCGAACCGAAATCTGAATCCATTTCACCTGAAAACAAAAGTGAGACAGAGAAATCAGTCAATGCAATGAAGAAGGATGGCGAGAATGCATCACCACCAAAGCCT GAAGTTCCTCCTGACAATGAGTTTGAGAAGCGCATAAGGCCAGAGGTTATCCCTGCCAGTGAGATTGGAGTGACATTTGCAGATATTGGTGCCATGGATGAGACTAAGGAATCACTTCAGGAGTTGGTCATGCTCCCTCTTCGAAGACCAGACCTATTCAAAGGAGGGCTTCTCAAGCCTTGCAGAGGTATATTGCTTTTTGGACCTCCTGGTACTGGAAAAACAATGTTGGCAAAAGCTATTGCTAATGAAGCTGGAGCAAGTTTCATCAATGTCTCAATGTCTACCATCACTTCAAAATGGTTTGGGGAGGACGAAAAGAACGTTCGTGCTCTGTTCACACTTGCAGCAAAGGTCTCTCCAACAATTATTTTTGTAGATGAGGTTGATAGCATGCTTGGGCAGCGGACTAGAGTTGGGGAGCACGAGGCCATGCGAAAGATTAAAAATGAGTTCATGACACACTGGGATGGGCTTTTGACCAAACCTGGTGAACGGATTCTTGTTCTTGCTGCAACCAACAGGCCATTTGACCTTGATGAAGCAATTATTAGGCGGTTTGAACGAAG AATTATGGTTGGTCTTCCATCCGTTGAGAGCAGGGAGAAGATCTTGAAAACTCTTCTGGCAAAAGAAAAAGTGGAAAATCTAGACTTTAAGGAGCTTGCAACCTTGACCGAAGGATATAGTGGAAGTGATCTAAAG AATTTGTGCATGACAGCAGCTTATCGACCTGTTAGGGAGCTAATACAACAGGAAAGATTGAAGGATAAG AGAACAAAgcagaaagatgaagaaggcaatAGCTCAGAAGGTACTTCAGAGACAAAAGAAGTAGATAAAGATgagacaaaagaagaagataaagatgaCCAAGTAATTACTTTGAGGCCTTTGAGCATGGAAGATATGAGGCAAGCAAAGAATCAG GTTGCTGCAAGTTTTGCCGCTGAGGGATCAAATATGGCTGAGCTGAAGCAGTGGAATGATTTGTATGGAGAAGGAGGTTCAAGGAAGAAGCAACAACTCACTTACTTCCTATAG
- the LOC126699428 gene encoding F-box protein At5g52880 → MSKAKAKVEKKALGRYEELGMKESLHRIYQYPIACKELSFILRLAYNQLPKVLQSLIFQDTLTAFRLLPQMQTCTAASAAHLLYQSAEAALPKQKRNLAITEFKHAMVAHKRRQKARQEERGSAQLPLDVLVHIFSFLDVQSVVSVGLVCWSWNIAASDNHLWQLQYASVFGDSENCLNIKEHQSGRLVEDEEYRHLQEAMTTRTSIDWRGAFIRAYIGNASKNLTSSRGYCVYCGTIVWLNNMKCSDGHQQVTPYSPHQVARYILNDSSDFRCSSDSDSDSDEGSGFILWAYPRNMFLTLAEDFN, encoded by the exons ATGTCAAAGGCGAAGGCAAAGGTAGAGAAAAAGGCGTTAGGGAGATATGAAGAACTGGGCATGAAGGAGTCTCTGCATAGAATATACCAATACCCAATAGCGTGCAAGGAGCTGAGCTTCATTCTAAGACTCGCTTACAACCAACTTCCCAAAGTTTTGCAATCCCTTATCTTCCAAGACACCCTCACCGCCTTTCGTCTTCTTCCTCA AATGCAGACATGCACTGCTGCTTCAGCCGCCCATCTTCTCTATCAGAGTGCAGAGGCTGCATTGCCAAAGCAGAAGAGGAATCTTGCTATTACAGAATTTAAGCATGCAATGGTTGCTCATAAGAGGCGCCAAAAAGCCCGCCAGGAAGAAAGAG GTTCTGCCCAACTGCCACTAGATGTTCTCGTGCACATCTTCAGTTTCCTTGATGTGCAATCTGTAGTTTCAGTCGGACTAGTCTGTTG GTCTTGGAACATAGCAGCAAGTGATAACCATCTGTGGCAGTTACAATATGCTTCAGTCTTTGGTGATTCTGAAAATTGTTTGAATATTAAGGAGCATCAGAGTGGTAGACTTGTTGAAGATGAGGAGTACAGACATTTGCAGGAGGCCATGACTACGAGAACCAGTATTGACTGGAGAGGGGCCTTTATAAGAGCATACATAG GCAATGCATCAAAGAACTTAACATCCAGTAGGGGATACTGTGTATATTGTGGCACTATAGTTTGGCTCAATAACATGAAGTGCTCTGATGGACATCAGCAAGTAACTCCTTACTCACCTCACCAG GTTGCTAGGTATATATTGAATGATTCTTCAGATTTTAGATGTTCTTCAGATAGTGATAGTGATTCTGATGAAGGGTCAGGTTTTATTTTATGGGCCTATCCAAGAAACATGTTTTTGACTCTAGCAGAAGATTTCAATTAA